In Chitinophagaceae bacterium, the genomic window TATAATGAACCTTTACTTTTCTACCGGAGGTATCAGCTTTATAAGCTGCCTGTGCATCGTAAAAGCCTAAGTGAAAAAGCGATGCTTCCATGTTATTTGCCGACAGGGAAGAGTAGATAGTATCATAAGCCGGCGGTGCAGAAATTATATCAAGAAAAAAAATAGGTGATTTTATTTTTACCTGTGCGCTGTCATCTAACTGGGTGTATAACTTTTCTTCAATAAACTCTTTTTCGCCTTTTGTTAATTTATCATCCGAAACTTTAATGGTATTTTTGGCAACAAAGGGTTTATTTAAAGGCAGTTTTTTGTAACGGGTGATAGTGCAGGAGAAAAGCAATACAGCAACAAGTAAAAAAAAATTTAACCTGGCGATTATTTTAAAAGGATACTCCTTTAATTTCATACAATTATTACAAATGTTAAGCAAAAGCACTGCCAAATATATTCAAAGTTTACAGCACAAAAAATTTAGAGATGAAACGGGCTGCTTTGTGGCGGAAGGCCCAAAACTGGTTGCAGAATTTTTAAATGAAAATAATTTTACATGTACATCGGTTTTTGCCCTGCAAAACTGGGTTGATGAAAATGCCGGAAAACCGGGTTTTAAAAGCGCCGGGAGCATAACCATTATTGAAGCATTTGAGCTGGAAAAAATTTCGGCAATGCCTGCACCCAACCAGGTTTTAGCCGTTTTTGAAAAAGTTTCCAGCAATGAAAACCCTGATCTTACGCAAAAAATTTCTTTGGCTTTAGATGAAATACAGGATCCGGGAAACCTGGGAACGATTATCCGCACTGCCGATTGGTTTGGCATTAGAAATATCATTTGTTCACAACATTCAGCAGATATGTACAACCCCAAAGTTGTACAAAGTACCATGGCAAGCCTTGGAAGGGTGAATATTATTTATACCAGTTTAGTTGATTTTTTAAAAAAATCTCCTGTTAAAAAATATGCCACGGTATTAAATGGTCAGCCCTTGCAACAAATAAAACCAATACAGGAAGGCATAATTATCGTGGGTAATGAATCTAAAGGCATAAGCAATGAAATTTTAAGCTTATGTGATAAACAAATCACCATAGAGCGCACAGGTAGTGCAGAATCGCTTAACGCAGCGGTATCAGCAGCAATTATTTTGTACCGGCTGCTCCATAAGTAAAAAAATAAAAACCCCGGAAAACTTCCAGGGTTTCAAATTTTTTTTTGATAATTATTAATTGCTCATTAACCGGTTAATGGCACAACCTGTAACCGGGCTTTCGGTAACAGAAACCGGCTTGTTGGCAGAAACTGCTGAAAGCGCCTCCAAAAGATGCTTATGTGTTACAGCGCCAGATTCATTCAAATTGTTATCAATTGCACCATGGTAAACCAGGGTCATATTTTTATCAAAGAGAAAAATCTCCGGTGTAAAGTTGGCGCCAAATGCATTGGCCAAAGCATTTTTTGCATCTAAAACATAACTCCAATCGTATTTATTGGCATTAAAGTAAG contains:
- a CDS encoding RNA methyltransferase; the encoded protein is MLSKSTAKYIQSLQHKKFRDETGCFVAEGPKLVAEFLNENNFTCTSVFALQNWVDENAGKPGFKSAGSITIIEAFELEKISAMPAPNQVLAVFEKVSSNENPDLTQKISLALDEIQDPGNLGTIIRTADWFGIRNIICSQHSADMYNPKVVQSTMASLGRVNIIYTSLVDFLKKSPVKKYATVLNGQPLQQIKPIQEGIIIVGNESKGISNEILSLCDKQITIERTGSAESLNAAVSAAIILYRLLHK